A part of Alkalispirochaeta americana genomic DNA contains:
- a CDS encoding TerB family tellurite resistance protein, translating into MSWFGKILGGTIGLVIGGGPLGAVAGAAIGHHLFDKQPQEAGGSRPGSSRRVWSQEGGFRTGGAPWGQQTQGHGEQRHREERQAAFFLALFSILGKLAKADGRITREQGEAAISFLDRMGVTGQQRAFAIRVFNEAKNSPYSVEDFARQFAQCTRNQPDLRASLIDMLFETALANKEFHPQEEKIISSVASVLGVSAAELRAIRDKHLGGADYAFSVLGLTPEASDDELRQTYRQLVQEYHPDRIVAQGMPQEFVEYASERFQEIQEAWNTIKRDRGL; encoded by the coding sequence ATGAGCTGGTTCGGAAAAATTCTGGGAGGGACCATCGGTCTCGTGATTGGGGGTGGCCCCCTGGGGGCGGTGGCGGGTGCCGCGATCGGACATCACCTTTTTGATAAGCAGCCTCAGGAGGCCGGTGGCTCCCGGCCGGGGAGTTCCCGGCGGGTCTGGTCTCAGGAGGGGGGCTTTCGGACAGGGGGGGCTCCCTGGGGACAACAGACCCAGGGTCACGGAGAGCAGCGCCACCGGGAAGAACGACAGGCTGCGTTTTTTCTGGCTCTCTTCTCGATTCTGGGAAAACTGGCCAAGGCCGACGGCAGAATCACCCGGGAGCAGGGAGAAGCGGCCATCTCTTTTCTGGACAGGATGGGTGTAACGGGGCAACAACGGGCCTTCGCGATCCGGGTCTTCAACGAAGCCAAGAACTCACCCTATTCGGTAGAAGATTTTGCGCGGCAGTTTGCCCAATGCACCCGAAACCAGCCGGATCTGCGGGCCAGTCTGATCGATATGCTTTTTGAGACGGCTCTGGCAAATAAGGAGTTTCATCCCCAGGAGGAAAAGATCATCTCCTCCGTTGCCTCGGTGCTGGGAGTTTCGGCGGCGGAGCTGCGGGCAATTCGGGACAAGCATCTGGGGGGAGCCGATTACGCCTTCTCCGTGCTGGGGCTTACTCCCGAGGCGAGCGACGATGAGTTGCGTCAGACCTATCGGCAACTGGTGCAGGAGTACCACCCTGACCGGATTGTGGCCCAGGGAATGCCCCAGGAGTTTGTGGAGTACGCCTCGGAACGGTTTCAGGAAATACAGGAGGCCTGGAACACCATAAAGCGGGATCGCGGCCTCTAA
- a CDS encoding phytoene desaturase family protein, whose translation MKRVLVVGAGFGGISAAAFLARDGYDVTVLEKNSWVGGRAREFSREGFRFDMGPSWYWMPQEHDRWFREMGRSREEFYEIHRVDPSYRVYFDSPLGEEGEYYLDLPADPQGARDVFERLEPGSGGRLSRYLEDCAAKYRLAMDSFVFRNYYSIADFLHPRVIPHLPRLNLFQSYGSRVRRQVRHGALQKILEFPVVFLGSRAGKTPAVYTLMNHVDFSLGTWYPQGGFSAVARAMQQVCEDLGVRFRLGHEVTELSLEGRRVRAASVRTQAGETYQEEFDLVVANADYHHVEQQLLPPEYRSVSPGRWDRLSLAPAVVNYYLAFDRPLEEFQHHTFFFDAPWEEHFHAVYEKPRWIKKPLFYLHLPSRTDKTCAPPGKEALFLLIPVAAGLEDTPEQRRIYLEHALDRMEEKTGRPLRKHLMFQESMSLKEFSADYHAFKGNAFGLGQTLFQTAWFRLKNRSKKVSNLYYAGQYTLPGTGTTMSMISGEVTAARVQAGR comes from the coding sequence ATGAAACGCGTGTTGGTGGTTGGCGCGGGGTTTGGGGGAATTTCAGCAGCGGCGTTCCTTGCCCGGGATGGCTACGATGTAACGGTTCTCGAGAAGAACAGCTGGGTTGGCGGCCGGGCGCGAGAGTTTTCCCGGGAGGGCTTCCGCTTTGATATGGGGCCCAGCTGGTACTGGATGCCCCAGGAACACGATCGATGGTTTCGGGAAATGGGTCGCTCCCGGGAAGAGTTCTACGAGATTCACCGGGTTGATCCCAGCTATCGGGTCTACTTTGATTCCCCCCTGGGCGAAGAGGGAGAATACTATCTGGATCTCCCGGCGGACCCCCAGGGAGCCCGGGATGTCTTCGAGCGACTCGAGCCGGGAAGCGGAGGCCGTCTGAGCCGGTATCTGGAGGATTGCGCGGCCAAGTATCGCCTGGCCATGGACTCCTTTGTCTTCCGCAACTATTATTCTATCGCCGACTTTCTCCACCCCCGGGTAATTCCCCATTTGCCCCGGTTAAACCTCTTCCAGAGTTACGGCTCCCGGGTTCGCCGCCAGGTGCGCCATGGGGCGCTCCAGAAGATTCTGGAGTTTCCCGTGGTCTTTCTGGGAAGCCGGGCGGGGAAAACCCCGGCGGTGTACACACTCATGAACCACGTTGATTTCTCCCTGGGAACCTGGTATCCCCAGGGAGGGTTTTCCGCTGTGGCCCGGGCGATGCAACAGGTTTGTGAGGATCTGGGCGTACGGTTTCGCCTGGGCCACGAAGTCACGGAGCTCTCCCTGGAGGGCCGGCGTGTCCGGGCGGCCTCGGTTCGAACCCAGGCGGGCGAGACCTATCAGGAGGAGTTCGACCTGGTGGTGGCCAACGCCGATTACCACCATGTGGAGCAACAACTTCTGCCTCCGGAGTACCGGTCGGTCTCTCCCGGACGGTGGGATCGCCTCTCGCTGGCGCCGGCTGTGGTGAACTATTACCTTGCCTTCGATCGTCCCCTGGAGGAGTTTCAGCACCATACCTTTTTCTTTGATGCCCCCTGGGAAGAGCATTTTCATGCGGTCTATGAGAAGCCCCGGTGGATCAAAAAACCGCTCTTCTACCTGCATCTGCCCTCCCGGACCGACAAAACCTGCGCTCCTCCGGGAAAAGAGGCGCTTTTTCTCCTGATACCGGTTGCTGCCGGGCTCGAGGACACGCCGGAACAGCGTCGGATTTACCTGGAACACGCCCTGGACCGGATGGAGGAAAAAACGGGGCGGCCCTTGCGGAAGCACCTGATGTTTCAGGAAAGCATGTCCCTGAAGGAGTTCTCTGCGGATTATCACGCCTTTAAGGGGAACGCCTTCGGATTGGGACAGACCCTCTTTCAGACAGCCTGGTTCAGGTTGAAAAACAGGTCAAAAAAGGTTTCAAATCTTTACTATGCCGGGCAGTACACGCTTCCCGGAACGGGTACAACCATGAGCATGATCAGTGGGGAGGTCACAGCCGCTCGTGTCCAGGCAGGGCGGTGA
- a CDS encoding formate--tetrahydrofolate ligase translates to MRLSDLEIAQAAQVEPIETIAARLGLASGEWLPWGRNIAKVDPAVARGERHPDSRYIDVTAITPTPLGEGKTTTTVGLTQGLGAIGRKGMCAIRQPSQGPTFGIKGGAAGGGYSQVLPMEEFNLHLTGDIHAITAAHNLIAAAIDNQMYHESRWSDAFFQKRGIEKVHIDPYEISWNRVVDLNDRSLRSVVTGLGALADGPLRQGGFDITVASELMAVLALARDLRDLRERIGRIVVALDRGGAPVTTEDLGVAGAATVLLRDALWPNLLQTLEGQPAFVHAGPFANIAHGNSSVMADRIALTQGGFLVTESGFGADIGMEKFFDIKCRVSGLMPDAVVLVATIRALKMHGGGPAVTPGRPLPQEYCQENLELLRSGLDNLRAHIRIAGLFGVPLVVAVNAFDTDTEGELALVRDAALQAGAADAVVTHHHARGGEGALALAEAVARAADAPRTTSPSPLYDLSLPLEEKLRTVATRVYGARDIELSPLARRQIARYEEEGYGTMPVCIAKTHLSLSHDPALKNAPENFIFPVRELRPSAGAGFVYALAGDIRTMPGLPSVPAFRGIDIDVETGRVQGLF, encoded by the coding sequence ATGCGTCTATCAGATCTGGAAATTGCCCAGGCCGCCCAGGTGGAGCCTATTGAAACCATCGCGGCCAGGCTTGGACTCGCCTCGGGGGAGTGGCTTCCCTGGGGAAGAAATATTGCCAAGGTTGACCCTGCCGTTGCCCGGGGTGAACGCCACCCCGATTCCCGGTATATCGATGTCACGGCGATCACCCCCACTCCTCTGGGAGAGGGAAAAACCACCACCACCGTGGGGCTCACCCAGGGGCTCGGCGCCATTGGCCGAAAAGGAATGTGCGCCATCCGACAGCCCTCGCAAGGCCCGACCTTCGGAATAAAGGGCGGAGCCGCCGGCGGTGGATACAGCCAGGTCCTCCCCATGGAAGAGTTCAACCTTCACCTCACCGGTGATATCCACGCCATCACGGCTGCTCACAACCTGATCGCTGCGGCAATTGACAACCAGATGTATCACGAATCCCGCTGGTCCGATGCGTTCTTCCAGAAGCGGGGAATAGAAAAAGTTCATATCGATCCCTACGAAATATCCTGGAACCGTGTGGTTGATCTGAACGATCGCTCTCTTCGTTCCGTTGTCACCGGGTTGGGAGCTCTCGCCGATGGCCCTCTTCGCCAGGGCGGGTTCGACATAACCGTTGCCAGCGAGCTTATGGCGGTCCTGGCTCTGGCCAGGGACTTGCGGGATCTCCGGGAGCGTATCGGCCGGATCGTGGTGGCCCTGGATCGCGGGGGGGCACCGGTTACAACGGAGGATCTGGGAGTTGCTGGAGCGGCCACGGTGCTGCTTCGGGATGCTTTGTGGCCCAACCTCCTCCAGACCCTGGAGGGGCAACCAGCCTTTGTCCACGCCGGGCCCTTTGCCAATATTGCCCATGGCAACTCCTCGGTTATGGCCGACAGGATCGCCTTGACCCAGGGTGGATTTCTGGTGACCGAGAGCGGTTTTGGTGCCGATATCGGCATGGAGAAGTTTTTTGATATCAAGTGCCGCGTGAGCGGGCTCATGCCCGATGCGGTCGTGCTGGTTGCCACAATCCGGGCGCTGAAAATGCACGGTGGAGGCCCCGCGGTAACGCCGGGCCGGCCCTTGCCGCAGGAGTACTGCCAGGAAAACCTGGAGCTCCTGCGATCGGGGCTGGATAACCTGCGGGCTCACATCAGGATCGCCGGCCTCTTTGGTGTTCCCCTGGTGGTGGCGGTGAACGCCTTCGATACCGATACCGAGGGGGAGCTGGCTCTGGTTCGCGACGCGGCTCTTCAGGCGGGGGCCGCCGACGCGGTGGTTACCCACCATCATGCCCGGGGTGGTGAAGGTGCCCTGGCCCTGGCCGAGGCCGTGGCCAGGGCTGCCGATGCGCCCCGGACCACCAGTCCCTCTCCTCTCTACGATCTCTCGCTTCCTCTGGAGGAAAAGCTTCGTACCGTGGCAACCCGGGTCTATGGGGCCAGGGACATCGAGCTGAGCCCTCTGGCACGCCGTCAGATTGCCCGATACGAGGAAGAGGGCTACGGCACCATGCCGGTCTGCATCGCCAAGACCCATCTTTCCCTGAGTCACGATCCCGCTTTGAAAAACGCGCCGGAAAACTTTATCTTTCCAGTGCGGGAGTTGCGGCCCAGTGCAGGAGCAGGCTTTGTCTACGCCCTGGCTGGAGATATCCGGACGATGCCGGGCCTGCCCAGTGTCCCCGCTTTCCGCGGGATCGATATCGATGTGGAAACGGGGCGGGTACAGGGATTGTTCTGA